The segment AAGTGGTTTTCTTATCGTGGGGACTACCCGCAATGTTCCAGCATTACTTGATATAAGAATGCTATCGCGAGCGTAACCCGCCCCCTCATAGTAGCAAATGTATCCCGGAAGGGACAGGTCAAAAGTGATAATACCTTCGTGCCCTAAAGCTAGGGTATCATACATCCTTATGTCCGGGACTGTTACAGAGAAGTGGTTCAGAGACCAGCTTGCGGCACCATAGCAAACCAAATCCTTTCGCATTACCCTTCTTCCGCCAGCATATGCCGTCAGCTCCGCTATACCCTCGAAAGGTGGGTTGACGATCATCGTGGCGTGTCCTAATGAGTCAGTATAAGCGCTCTCGCTAAGGCAGAAACCGGTTATCTTCACCAGCGCAGTATCGAATGGAACAGTATCGCCATTATAAATAGTTATGTTAAACACATTATCCACACCGACTCTCAAGCTTTCCGGGGAATAATAAGCTATACTAAGATACTCGTTATAAGTTTTCTTTATGAACGGAATGTACCAGTTAGGCTTTGTCGCAACCACCCATATGCTTCCCGCACTATCGGGGATAAACTCGGGTGTGAATGAGACATATCCGCCCATCGATTTACCAACTCCGAATCTACCTTCACCGCGGGTGAAACTAACGAGCGCATCATCATGGGAAACCGGAATGTTGTATTCAGGCACTCCGAGAGGAACCACACCGCTCCATTCCGAGAGGTCAACTTTAAGAGTTTCCTCGGGAATCCCCCAATAAAGCCATAGTGATGGGTCACCAAAAAATTGCTGAATCTCAAAGTAATAATGCGCATATCTTGTATAGGCAGTCATCAGATGCACAGAGGCCGAAAACATAGCTCCCATGAATGTAACGAAACTATCAGCAAAAAGTCCGTCATATAACTTTCTTTGCCAGTATTCATCAACATTCCAATATGCATAATCGCTCGAACCGATATAGCCAACAGAACCTTTATTCCTGCCTCTTATCCAAGCCTCACCGAAGCATTCGGGGACATCAAATTTCGCAGTCAAACATGAACCACAAATAACCAACGGATACTTACCAGCGTTCGTTAAGGAATGGACATCGGAAGTAACTATATTGGGCTCATGTATCCCGTTAGGATTTCCATGCCCACAATTATTGAACAAAACAACGCCACTGTCCACTCTATCCATCACATCACTTCCAGTATAACCATCGCGCGTATATAATGATTCCGCTTGGAAACGAGGCCTATTCAGCCAATGAGTTATAACATATCTATGCGATTCCCAGCAAATATGGCAATGAGGGTCAGAGTGACAAGCAGTGAATATGGGCTTGGCAAGCCAAAATGGATTCGTTATCTGATATTTTTCATAATAAAGAGTTTTCTCAACTATAGCCTGCACCTGTGAGCAATTAGCAGCCGGGAAACGAGCGTAAATAATATCAGGTAAATAGTCCGTGTCATCTACTGTGAAGTAAATTAAGTCGGTCACATGACGACTCGATGCACCACCTGAAACACTGGCTTCGCCCGGATTCGATGGAACCTGCTCGACATCGCCGACGAGCAGAACGAAATCTGGCGCATGAGGCCAATGGTCGTAGGCATCTTTTATCGTGTCCCGTATAGCGGCAGGAGTGGTGCCAATAGCTCCTACTGGTGTAGCTATAACATTATAACCCATAAGTCTTTTCCACTCAAGCAATGGTGCCAGAGCAGTGCTACAGGGGTCATGGTAGATTACCCAGTAAACTATTGGTGTATCTGGCTCAGTAGGTAAGTCCTCTGGAACGAGCAGGAACAAAGAAAAAATGCGATCGAAATATTTCGAGCGAAGTCTTCTTGGAACAGGGTCAATAGGTCTGTCGAACGACACCTCTATGGTGGCACTCACTATGTGTTTTATCTCACCAGTGCGCGGATTGTAGTATAACACAGGGTTTACGCCAAGCATCGCAAGATGGCGTCCACGCATCGTGCCTACTCGTTCCACATAAACTATCTCGTTTTTTGAGACCTCATAGGTCGCGGTGTTGTACCACTCCTCATCTATCGTAAATGGTGGTGGTGTGCCACACTTTGGTATTGGTGGTTGAACCGGGTAAATCCACTTGGGGAATCCCAGTTCATCCAAAGAAATAGTGCGAGTCTGCATATTAAATATTTTAACATATATGTTTCCCTCGCGCGGGACTTTTATAATTTTCCTGACCACTGGTATTTCAGGACGCCCTATATCCTCTGTCGCGCCCACCTCGCCAAATATGCCAACATGTGAAAATCCATCATATTCAGTTATCTCAAGGTCACCGATATTAAGCTGAAACTGATAACCCATGTCGCTATGGAATTCAGGAACAAGAACACCAGACGAAGCCATACCTACAGCTATTAACAAAATTAATGCTATCATTACGCCCCTCCTTTTCTATAACTCCTTAATCCATTTAATATTTTTTCCTACTAAAATCAAGAGAATTCTACCTTGAATAAGTGAAAAATTTCATTTCTAAAATTGAACCTATTTATTATAATTACCAAATTCAAAATAGAAAGGAAAGTATCATGGGACTTCTCGATAAATGCTATGAATACAAAGATTCTGCACAGGTAAAAAGCATGGGGTTGTATCCATACTTCAGACCGATAACCACAGGTCAGCACACATGGGTTACGCTCGCCAATGGGAAAAGGGTTCTCATGATGGGCTCAAACAGCTACATGGGCCTTACGGATGACCCAAGAGTAAAAGAAGCTGCCATAGAGGCGATAAAGAAATACGGCACTGGTTGTGCGGGGTCACGATTTTTGAATGGCACATTAATAATTCATCAGGAGCTCGAGGAAGAGCTCGCGGATTTCGTTGGTAAGGAATCAGCACTCCTTTACTCGACGGGATTTATGGTGAATCAAGGGGTTATATCGACGCTTGTAAAGTCAGGCGAATATATCATAACCGATAAGCTCGATCACGCTTCAATAATAGACGGCGCCATGCTTTCTCGAGGCAAAATGGTGCGGTTCAAACACAACGATATGGACCACCTTGAACTCGTGCTCTCCAAGCTTCCCAGGGACGCAGGCAAGCTTATAGTTATCGACGGCGTTTTCTCCATGGATGGTGATATAGCGAGGCTTCCTAAAATAGTTGAGCTCGCGGAGAAGTACAACGCAGCAGTAATGGTCGATGATGCACACGCACTTGGCGTTCTGGGACCCAATGGCGAGGGCACGGCGGCGCATTTCGAGCTTACCGAAAAAGTTGACCTTATAATGGCTACATTCAGCAAATCGCTGGCGTCCATAGGCGGCTTTGTCGCAGGCGATGAAGAAGTAATGGAATACCTAAGACACCATTCGCGCGCGCTAATTTTTTCTGCAAGCCCACCACCAGCCTCAGTAGCAGCGGCAAGAAAAGCGCTTGAGATAATAAAAACTGAGCCATGGCGCAGGGAAAGATTGTGGCAAATAACCAAGTTCATGCAGGACGAGCTGAGAAGGCTTGGATTCAACATAGGCGTAACGGAAACCCCCATAGTACCGATAATAGTTGGCGACATAATGACAGCGCTTAAAATGAACAAAATGCTCGAGGACGAAAGTGTGTTCGTGAATCCAGTAGTCCCGCCCGCAGTTCAGCCGAATCAATGCCTTATAAGGCTTTCGTTTATGGCAACGCATA is part of the bacterium genome and harbors:
- a CDS encoding T9SS type A sorting domain-containing protein, with the protein product MIALILLIAVGMASSGVLVPEFHSDMGYQFQLNIGDLEITEYDGFSHVGIFGEVGATEDIGRPEIPVVRKIIKVPREGNIYVKIFNMQTRTISLDELGFPKWIYPVQPPIPKCGTPPPFTIDEEWYNTATYEVSKNEIVYVERVGTMRGRHLAMLGVNPVLYYNPRTGEIKHIVSATIEVSFDRPIDPVPRRLRSKYFDRIFSLFLLVPEDLPTEPDTPIVYWVIYHDPCSTALAPLLEWKRLMGYNVIATPVGAIGTTPAAIRDTIKDAYDHWPHAPDFVLLVGDVEQVPSNPGEASVSGGASSRHVTDLIYFTVDDTDYLPDIIYARFPAANCSQVQAIVEKTLYYEKYQITNPFWLAKPIFTACHSDPHCHICWESHRYVITHWLNRPRFQAESLYTRDGYTGSDVMDRVDSGVVLFNNCGHGNPNGIHEPNIVTSDVHSLTNAGKYPLVICGSCLTAKFDVPECFGEAWIRGRNKGSVGYIGSSDYAYWNVDEYWQRKLYDGLFADSFVTFMGAMFSASVHLMTAYTRYAHYYFEIQQFFGDPSLWLYWGIPEETLKVDLSEWSGVVPLGVPEYNIPVSHDDALVSFTRGEGRFGVGKSMGGYVSFTPEFIPDSAGSIWVVATKPNWYIPFIKKTYNEYLSIAYYSPESLRVGVDNVFNITIYNGDTVPFDTALVKITGFCLSESAYTDSLGHATMIVNPPFEGIAELTAYAGGRRVMRKDLVCYGAASWSLNHFSVTVPDIRMYDTLALGHEGIITFDLSLPGYICYYEGAGYARDSILISSNAGTLRVVPTIRKPLKVSFAKAGYVILTVTVPVLPAIGPFKGVLVDTAGTPITTRPYLYLLKPTGDTVTVVRADWDGSFDAHMKFPCDTYVVHLSGFGYYDTSYTIMLYASGGYTFTMRPIPCSRVLIKPMSPSGSPLTAEIYIVDTLGEIVAYAHRLDDITYTMGYLPTINYVVHIRSRGYEPKTITLMPTDTVTDVTVYLNRAAHDILICDVSTDSTAATAIYHDLLDAGYSVELRTLSATSFPPITDLWKYNLVIVSAGLYAFGMNYSRLSILKDFHISGGRLLFEGGDLAYQMLPAETYDPRYANEIFHIRGCPRDMPDTALDKAFALSSELQDSVVAFYPNLLRDSLATKRFTTGDYHDIDLVIPSDDANLLYNCTDSLDQGFVVLFRDVNHHGIGRSAFITTYYKHALADTSETRKILLNLVEYLLPPRQNEGVVYGRVWMDDDLPARYTKIYMIGPIIDSTISDRYGRYRISVKAGDYAVTFHRPPCPDTTVDVTVIPDQTLKLDINWHGEGIAQQKPVAASVGMPYPNPFNNVVVIPFENPNGLPVEATVRDILGRVVITKKLEPMSSAGFIWRIGKTVPSGVYYITITIGDEKFVRKVAYIK
- a CDS encoding pyridoxal phosphate-dependent aminotransferase family protein; protein product: MGLLDKCYEYKDSAQVKSMGLYPYFRPITTGQHTWVTLANGKRVLMMGSNSYMGLTDDPRVKEAAIEAIKKYGTGCAGSRFLNGTLIIHQELEEELADFVGKESALLYSTGFMVNQGVISTLVKSGEYIITDKLDHASIIDGAMLSRGKMVRFKHNDMDHLELVLSKLPRDAGKLIVIDGVFSMDGDIARLPKIVELAEKYNAAVMVDDAHALGVLGPNGEGTAAHFELTEKVDLIMATFSKSLASIGGFVAGDEEVMEYLRHHSRALIFSASPPPASVAAARKALEIIKTEPWRRERLWQITKFMQDELRRLGFNIGVTETPIVPIIVGDIMTALKMNKMLEDESVFVNPVVPPAVQPNQCLIRLSFMATHTDEDLEFALEKLEKVGKKLGVI